One window of the Trifolium pratense cultivar HEN17-A07 linkage group LG2, ARS_RC_1.1, whole genome shotgun sequence genome contains the following:
- the LOC123905763 gene encoding basic leucine zipper 34-like has translation MAQLPPKVPIPNMTPTWPEFSSHQKLPTLKTLLSPNASNFQNNQQNPSWVDEFLDFSSARRGVHRRSASDSVTFIETSMMEHCRRRDGDNEFERFDDEQLMSMFCVDEVSGKNMMPPPSATAALSSNSNPSTPSDHNSINDDKEEEEDEEKQQQLKHEFDEDEISEGKQETARIVNDDDDDDNNANRTNFSSQKITDPKRVKRILANRQSAQRSRVRKLQYISELERSVSSLQAEVSVLSPRVAYLDHQRLLLNVDNSALKQRIAALAQDKIFKDAHQEALKREIERLRQVYHQQNNIKNNNNATVVSPSPSPKPHCDNDTHIENEHLINV, from the exons ATGGCTCAATTGCCACCAAAGGTTCCAATTCCAAACATGACACCAACTTGGCCTGAATTTTCTTCACACCAAAAATTACCTACCCTTAAAACCTTATTGTCACCAAATGCTTCAAACTTTCAAAACAATCAACAAAATCCTTCATGGGTGGACGAGTTTCTAGACTTCTCATCCGCCAGACGAGGAGTCCACAGACGGTCTGCGAGCGACTCCGTCACCTTCATAGAGACATCAATGATGGAGCATTGTCGCCGTAGAGACGGTGACAATGAGTTTGAAAGGTTTGATGATGAACAATTGATGTCTATGTTTTGTGTGGACGAGGTTTCGGGGAAAAACATGATGCCGCCACCATCAGCAACAGCTGCATTGTCTTCTAACTCTAACCCTTCAACTCCTTCTGATCATAACAGCATCAATGATGACAAAGAAGAGGAGGAAGATGaggaaaaacaacaacaattgaAGCATGAATTTGATGAGGATGAAATTAGTGAAGGCAAACAAGAAACTGCACGTATTgtcaatgatgatgatgacgacgacAATAATGCAAATCGAACAAATTTTTCAAGTCAGAAAATTACTGACCCCAAGAGGGTTAAAAG AATCTTGGCAAATAGACAATCTGCACAAAGATCAAGAGTGAGGAAGTTACAATACATATCAGAACTTGAACGAAGTGTGTCTTCATTACAG gcTGAGGTATCAGTACTGTCACCAAGAGTTGCATATTTGGATCATCAGAGATTGCTTCTAAATGTTGATAACAGTGCTCTCAAGCAAAGAATCGCAGCACTTGCCCAAGACAAAATCTTCAAAGATG CTCATCAAGAAGCATTGAAGAGGGAGATAGAGAGACTGAGGCAAGTGTATCACCAACAAAACAACATCAAGAACAATAATAATGCTACAGTAGTATCACCATCTCCATCACCTAAACCACATTGTGATAATGATACTCACATTGAAAATGAACATCTTATCAATGTTTGA
- the LOC123905764 gene encoding uncharacterized protein LOC123905764 encodes MTNPITDTPNETLNPNTSQQCPEEQPPLTDPQSDEAPKNSQIQNVPDSTNPNQVLMDDPSHPQIADDPEPELPSPATYTVRRGGKRKKFQKRTAAQKKKFKEKFQVLIETLKPIPFAPSKALDFKSHKSLLERLGLWNFVHIQFDSVVRTDIVAQLIASYNPTNRCSYVNDVKVMVNRAELGRALKLPKLPKKNSVAAAPTIDVDEVGMGDIAFLNELVSNWMLLHDDTFIMTDDIVQLFSLIKERNFEKVDWAGLMWSMLDKELKSPKLMECYYASHLQHLIKSQHKELLEETRANEVEGEVEEGVTKDEEEEGEAKDEEEEEEGVVLRDEVDGSGDVRMGGVEESQVRELEEHNVELSLGQDNVETLPVEKEQAEGEQMMDFEQSKEEEPEIWLLGQKNCVGEPSLRRCQKSEMKSLDYGQVKGNEGEYEEDHEQEEDEDAEEDEHEGGFHLSPKYHMDGMPSANGSPIQSMEAVQMPFGSGIDLRDNVGDFLSAMDDPQMIAGSSLFGNGHKRDSGLDNHNSHHTLNGGNKRQRSDSPWSSKPLDFEGCMEQMEHWMGKARMMYASKDQAVEESAMNQQILLEELQKRDEVVNHLHKAKIEETQKRQVEVYRLEKELYMMQSLVEGYRKALKETQKAFADYRARCPQADEPLYKDVPDSGGLVLSVMDLEKERLKKEEEERVKLREFFRDFEKNCKDIEEEWMGQMGILKRHLSRVESLGDKLQALDDKVKQLKEVNAKSKISDPLEIAPLSEAEAA; translated from the coding sequence ATGACCAATCCAATCACAGACACTCCCAAcgaaaccctaaaccctaacacTTCCCAACAATGCCCGGAAGAACAACCACCACTCACCGATCCTCAATCCGACGAAGCCCCTAAAAATTCCCAAATCCAAAACGTTCCCGATTCCACAAACCCTAATCAAGTTCTCATGGACGATCCGTCTCATCCCCAAATCGCCGACGACCCGGAGCCCGAACTACCTTCCCCTGCAACCTACACCGTTCGCCGTGGAGGTAAGCGGAAGAAATTTCAGAAGCGAACCGCTGCACAGAAAAAGAAGTTCAAGGAGAAATTTCAGGTTTTGATCGAAACCCTAAAACCTATTCCTTTTGCACCTTCTAAAGCTCTTGACTTTAAGAGTCATAAGAGCCTTTTAGAGCGTCTGGGGCTTTGGAATTTTGTTCACATTCAGTTTGATTCTGTTGTTCGCACCGATATCGTTGCTCAGCTTATTGCTAGCTATAACCCTACCAATCGGTGTAGTTATGTTAATGATGTTAAGGTCATGGTGAACCGTGCTGAACTTGGTCGTGCTCTTAAGCTTCCTAAGCTTCCGAAGAAGAATTCAGTTGCTGCTGCTCCTACCATTGATGTTGATGAAGTTGGTATGGGGGATATTGCTTTCCTTAATGAATTGGTGTCGAATTGGATGCTTTTGCATGATGATACATTTATCATGACGGATGATATTGTGCAGCTGTTTAGTTTGATCAAGGAAAGAAATTTTGAGAAGGTTGATTGGGCGGGACTGATGTGGAGCATGTTGGACAAGGAATTGAAGTCCCCTAAACTGATGGAGTGTTACTATGCTTCACATTTACAACATTTGATTAAGTCACAACACAAGGAACTGCTGGAGGAAACACGGGCAAATGAGGTGGAGGGTGAAGTAGAAGAGGGTGTGACAAAAGATGAGGAGGAAGAGGGTGAGGCCAAAGATgaggaggaagaggaagagggagTGGTGTTAAGGGATGAGGTGGATGGGAGTGGTGATGTTAGAATGGGTGGGGTTGAAGAGAGTCAGGTTCGTGAGTTGGAGGAACACAATGTTGAATTGAGTTTGGGGCAAGATAATGTTGAGACTTTACCGGTGGAGAAAGAGCAAGCTGAAGGGGAACAAATGATGGATTTTGAGCAGTCTAAAGAAGAAGAACCGGAGATATGGCTTTTGGGTCAAAAGAACTGTGTGGGGGAGCCCTCTTTGAGACGGTGTCAAaaaagtgagatgaagagtttGGACTATGGCCAAGTGAAAGGGAATGAGGGAGAATACGAAGAAGATCATGAACAAGAGGAGGATGAAGATGCTGAAGAAGATGAGCATGAAGGTGGGTTCCATTTGTCACCGAAGTATCATATGGATGGAATGCCTTCTGCAAATGGGAGTCCAATTCAATCAATGGAAGCAGTGCAAATGCCTTTTGGTTCTGGGATTGATCTTCGTGATAACGTAGGAGATTTCCTCTCTGCTATGGATGATCCTCAGATGATTGCTGGCTCATCACTTTTTGGTAACGGTCACAAGAGAGACAGTGGCTTGGATAATCATAACTCTCATCACACCCTAAATGGCGGTAACAAGCGGCAGAGAAGCGATAGCCCATGGAGTTCTAAGCCACTTGACTTTGAAGGTTGCATGGAACAGATGGAACATTGGATGGGGAAAGCTAGGATGATGTATGCATCAAAAGATCAGGCTGTTGAAGAATCTGCAATGAATCAACAAATCTTGCTTGAGGAGCTACAGAAGAGGGATGAAGTGGTTAACCATTTGCATAAAGCAAAGATTGAAGAGACTCAGAAAAGACAGGTGGAGGTATATCGGCTTGAGAAGGAACTTTACATGATGCAAAGCCTTGTGGAAGGCTACCGAAAAGCCTTGAAAGAAACACAAAAGGCTTTTGCTGACTATAGAGCACGTTGTCCACAAGCTGATGAGCCACTTTACAAGGATGTTCCTGACTCTGGGGGGCTTGTTTTGAGTGTGATGGATCTGGAAAAGGAACGCCTGAAGAAGGAAGAAGAGGaaagggtaaaattgagagaatttTTTCGAGATTTTGAAAAGAACTGTAAAGATATTGAAGAGGAGTGGATGGGACAGATGGGTATCCTGAAAAGACATCTAAGTAGAGTTGAATCCCTGGGTGACAAGTTGCAGGCTCTTGATGACAAAGTAAAACAATTGAAGGAAGTGAATGCAAAATCCAAAATTTCTGATCCTCTTGAAATTGCTCCACTAAGTGAAGCAGAAGCTGCTTAG